In the Balaenoptera acutorostrata chromosome 7, mBalAcu1.1, whole genome shotgun sequence genome, one interval contains:
- the ZBED10 gene encoding LOW QUALITY PROTEIN: zinc finger BED domain-containing protein 6 (The sequence of the model RefSeq protein was modified relative to this genomic sequence to represent the inferred CDS: inserted 3 bases in 3 codons) has product MKPCPCCTGRWASRCVSGCSGPRPAASTSPFRGGPGRGRGLRGWRCPLWGDAAGWPAGGARDPEEAGHAWVRGLPQGRAAEDGPRELPGQLSLWLGHGSLRLGFLVSGGCPSLEQAVRMEGCTHAPCVAHCLDSLVGDFLCHRHSVQIILGTAGAIRSHFQGSVEARRLLPAAQPFLGLSDPWVSACHLLERLVERQRLLQGYEERQPLGRAGAALSAALWSPAGSLVKLLQPFWMVVREASXARAALSLVLPQPRYLHVFLAQVRGRSEERSTGEMGAAVQLAEDLALPLSTDHQLPELFHREGFVLATLPDPXFKGRIEATLPEGADINHWKQVLVDEVKELVVPEYSCRPPLPCRAPLLCVWTPLSRAGARSPGAAGKGREAPEQRSRTSGSLLLGQRERSLPEQVESGGLLVSERSGASLSTESHLASVIRKKYLRENETVGAQEDPXAYRQKRRDVWPDLARLATMCLSCPLMGAFSAGVFASLGGPAIVGHDAPLPVATAARLLFLKTNLGHFPSYAPAPHLPQQSTAELLCSLALEAQTGESDRRVRCPEELPVGSLRR; this is encoded by the exons ATGAAGCCCTGCCCCTGCTGCACGGGGCGATGGGCGAGCAGGTGCGTCAGCGGGTGCAGTGGGCCGAGGCCGGCCGCGTCCACCTCACCGTTCCGTGGCGGCCCGGGTCGCGGACGTGGACTGCGCGGCTGGCGCTGCCCGCTGTGGGGTGACGCGGCTGGGTGGCCGGCAGGTGGCGCCAGGGACCCCGAGGAGGCCGGCCATGCCTGGGTCCGAGGCCTGCCCCAGGGCAGGGCTGCGGAGGACGGGCCGCGGGAGCTGCCGGGGCAGCTCAGCCTGTGGCTTGGCCACGGCTCTCTGCGCCTGGGCTTCCTGGTGTCGGGCGGCTGCCCCAGCCTGGAGCAGGCGGTGAGGATGGAGGGCTGCACCCACGCCCCTTGCGTCGCCCACTGCCTCGACTCCCTGGTGGGAGACTTCCTGTGTCACCGTCACAGTGTCCAGATCATCCTGGGCACGGCCGGGGCCATCCGCAGCCACTTCCAAGGCTCTGTGGAAGCCCGGCGGCTCCTGCCAGCCGCGCAGCCCTTCCTGGGGCTCTCGGATCCCTGGGTGTCCGCCTGCCACTTGCTGGAGCGGCTGGTGGAACGGCAGCGGCTGCTGCAGGGCTACGAGGAGAGGCAGccgctggggagggcaggggcggcCCTGTCGGCCGCGCTGTGGAGCCCGGCGGGCAGTCTGGTCAAGCTCCTGCAGCCCTTCTGGATGGTGGTCCGGGAGGCGA ACGCACGGGCCGCCTTAAGCCTGGTGCTGCCCCAGCCGCGCTACCTGCACGTCTTCCTGGCGCAGGTTCGCGGGCGCTCTGAGGAGCGGAGCACCGGCGAGATGGGCGCGGCCGTGCAGCTGGCCGAGGACCTGGCCCTGCCACTGTCCACAGACCACCAGCTCCCTGAGCTCTTCCACCGTGAGGGGTTCGTGCTGGCGACCCTGCCGGACC GCTTCAAGGGCAGGATAGAGGCTACCCTCCCCGAGGGGGCCGACATCAACCATTGGAAGCAAGTTCTCGTGGACGAGGTGAAGGAGCTCGTGGTGCCCGAGTACTCCTGCCGCCCTCCCCTTCCCTGCAGGGCCCCACTGCTGTGCGTGTGGACACCCCTGAGCCGCGCAGGAGCCAGGAGCCCTGGGGCCGCAGGGAAGGGCCGGGAAGCGCCCGAGCAGAGAAGCAGGACCTCTGGGTCCTTGCTGCTGGGCCAGAGGGAGAGGAGCCTCCCGGAGCAGGTGGAGAGCGGGGGGCTGCTGGTCTCGGAGAGGAGCGGCGCTTCCCTCTCCACGGAGAGCCACCTGGCCAGCGTCATCCGCAAGAAGTACCTGCGTGAGAACGAGACAGTGGGTGCCCAGGAAGACC CTGCTTACCGGCAGAAGCGGCGGGACGTCTGGCCAGACCTGGCGAGACTGGCCACCATGTGTCTATCCTGCCCCCTGATGGGCGCCTTCTCTGCAGGTGTCTTTGCCTCCCTGGGCGGCCCCGCCATCGTGGGGCATGACGCCCCTCTCCCAGTGGCGACGGCTGCGCGTCTTCTCTTCTTGAAGACCAACCTGGGGCATTTCCCGAGCTATGCCCCCGCCCCTCATCTTCCCCAGCAGAGCACTGCCGAGCTGCTCTGCAGCCTGGCGCTGGAGGCGCAGACCGGTGAGTCTGACCGCAGGGTCCGATGCCCTGAAGAGCTGCCTGTGGGAAGTCTGCGTAGATGA